From Acropora muricata isolate sample 2 chromosome 14, ASM3666990v1, whole genome shotgun sequence, one genomic window encodes:
- the LOC136898149 gene encoding titin homolog — translation MAAQFYVVEFPSEDEKCRGPYLVPASKVEEEDGTTQVLWSVVDELKGSIMEIYYEAACLKQGTKKECSDFLDLLKKKREQADISNKGGVRSRKKPAKLDDYEFEDLAECSTSGKPPTKKAKKATIETPLDICIDELDEDSERFDPEVETNAVMKNWTKKAISKSEKPKTNGFSRQNSKSSKKPPRENSRKEQRSQQDEKINSSQKKARCETVEAQSNDIEKLMQKGMKLLLHLDNSDEPADISISVSPETTFEGLKRKISQTTRISPGNQLLILKGKEWSMEEQETICQCWTTDDLVAVFERKYFSSDTSPEFHASSTDISSVNLADDVEQVGSGDNDTGHYSPKIQEETNHEEIEIKVDNLLKQMSVVSSQLQQLSDTVEKFVKCKSCQKNFYKALDDNDVSLENVATERKKAGEYHATPATPPASTPTPLVSSTPLAQKNAKVIPIQKSTDKRVDDSKDTILVGSASRGIYLSKKKVDLVSRSSPKLFALKLFELVFRREEAKEGSIEGKGEKLHQLDPNRLAAIRQHTERMFPDEFNWPVIKKALDEKCRMVRNNRCTLWAGIKENQGLSC, via the exons ATGGCTGCTCAGTTTTACGTAGTAGAATTTCCGTCAGAAGATGAGAAATGCAGAGGGCCATATCTTGTGCCAGCAAGCAAAGTTGAAGAGGAAGACGGAACCACTCAAGTTCTGTGGAGTGTTGTTGATGAACTTAAAGGTAGCATTATGGAAATTTACTATGAAGCAGCATGCCTCAAGCAAGGTACGAAGAAGGAATGTAGTGATTTCCTTGACCTTCTCaagaaaaaaagagagcagGCGGATATTAGCAACAAAGGGGGAGTAAGGAGCCGTAAGAAACCAGCAAAACTCGACGATTATGAGTTTGAAGATCTCGCCGAGTGCTCAACGTCTGGAAAACCACCAACCAAGAAGGCAAAGAAAGCAACAATAGAAACGCCACTCGACATCTGTATTGATGAACTTGATGAGGACTCGGAACGTTTTGATCCTGAAGTGGAAACAAATGCAGTCATGAAGAACTGGACCAAGAAGGCAATCTCAAAAAGCGAGAAGCCAAAGACCAAtggtttttcccgccaaaactcAAAAAGCAGTAAGAAGCCACCGAGGGAAAATTCTCGAAAGGAGCAAAGATCACAGCAGGATGAGAAGATCaactcatcacaaaaaaaagcGAGATGTGAAACTGTGGAAGCCCAATCGAACGACATTGAAAAATTGATGCAGAAAGGGATGAAGCTACTCCTACACTTGGACAACAGTGATGAACCGGCAGATATATCAATTTCTGTATCGCCAGAAACAACGTTCGAGGGATTGAAACGCAAAATTTCTCAGACCACCAGAATATCGCCCGGCAATCAGCTCCTTATTTTGAAGGGCAAAGAGTGGTCAATGGAGGAGCAGGAAACGATTTGCCAGTGCTGGACAACAGATGACTTGGTAGCcgtctttgaaagaaaatatttttcaagcg ATACAAGTCCTGAGTTCCACGCTAGCTCAACAGACATTAGTTCAGTTAACCTGGCTGATGATGTCGAGCAAGTAGGCTCTGGAGACAATGACACGGGCCATTATTCACCTAAAATACAAG AGGAGACCAAtcatgaagaaattgaaataaaGGTCGATAACCTTCTAAAGCAGATGTCCGTAGTTTCTAGCCAACTACAACAACTGAGTGATACTGTGGAAAAATTTGTGAAGTGTAAATCTTGTCAAAAAAATTTTTATAAAGCCCTGGATGATAACGACGTTAGCCTTGAGAATGTTGCAACCGAACGGAAAAAAGCAGGAGAATATCATGCCACTCCAGCCACTCCACCAGCCTCAACGCCAACACCATTAGTTTCTTCAACGCCTCTGGCccagaaaaatgcaaaagttaTTCCCATCCAGAAGAGCACGGATAAAAGAGTTGACGATTCCAAGGATACTATACTGGTTGGCTCCGCAAGCAGGGGAATATATCTCTCCAAAAAGAAAGTTGATCTTGTTTCCAGGAGCAGCCCCAAACTCTTTGCCcttaaattatttgaattagTGTTTCGGCGTGAAGAGGCAAAGGAAGGGAGTATTGAGGGTAAAGGAGAGAAACTTCACCAGTTAGACCCAAACCGACTGGCTGCAATAAGACAACACACAGAAAGAATGTTCCCCGATGAATTCAACTGGCCTGTGATTAAGAAAGCGCTCGATGAAAAGTGCAGAATGGTACGCAACAACCGATGTACTCTTTGGGCAGGGATTAAAGAAAATCAAGGATTGAGCTGCTGA
- the LOC136898156 gene encoding uncharacterized protein gives MWTPGDIKQQCDNEKFDKFIGSPLYSFSSERHRKSEVNDYLQSLEVEGKVSVLMGLAAASAKYGHHEETSSKQEVISLSSSVFARKGFLSPSKETVLCSDKGMSFYVDSIQIGMEEILIVSMAHERDEREIKDDLEVKVQVNFFTISSKMESIKQSSSQRGFVRIDHYSSKTGKWEEKEFNVDQYKEALAEVQQIEKQMHGIANIVRETPNDELSHLRYVLRPCVKTINHLPLFNDLYDAINRLEIIIANLKVTAKDTAELEQLENLLCTLQSLTVENCSRELIAEVKRKIRNWKTTKTFHGCLI, from the exons ATGTGGACTCCGGGCGACATAAAACAGCAATGCGATAATGAGAAATTCGACAAATTCATCGGCTCACCTCTTTATTCCTTTTCGTCTGAACGTCATCGTAAAAGCGAAGTTAATGATTATTTGCAAAGTTTGGAAGTTGAGGGCAAAGTTTCGGTTTTAATGGGCCTCGCTGCAGCTTCGGCAAAATATGGTCATCATGAGGAAACTTCGAGCAAACAAGAAGTCATTTCACTGTCTTCCTCCGTTTTTGCCCGAAAAGGATTTCTCTCTCCCAGTAAGGAGACAGTACTTTGTTCCGACAAAGGGATGAGTTTTTATGTCGACAGTATACAGATCGGTATGGAAGAAATCTTAATCGTTTCAATGGCACACGAAAG AGATGAAAGAGAAATAAAGGATGACTTAGAAGTCAAGGTCCAGGTTAACTTCTTTACAATTTCTTCAAAGATGGAGAGCATTAAACAAAGTTCAAGCCAAAGAGGTTTTGTCCGAATCGATCATTATTCATCTAAAACAGGAAAATGGGAAGAAAAAGAGTTTAACGTAGATCAATATAAGGAAGCTTTAGCTGAAGTGCAGCAAATCGAAAAGCAAATGCATGGTATCGCGAATATCGTTAGAGAGACCCCCAACGATGAGCTGTCTCATTTGCGTTACGTGTTACGTCCATGTGTCAAGACAATAAATCATCTACCACTCTTTAATGACCTGTATGACGCTATCAACCGtcttgaaataataattgcaaatCTCAAAGTGACCGCCAAGGACACTGCAGAACTTGAacaacttgaaaatttactttgtACACTACAAAGCTTGACAGTTGAAAATTGCTCCAGAGAGTTGATCGCTGAAGTGAAAAGAAAGATTCGGAATTGGAAGACTACGAAAACTTTTCATGGCTGTTTAATTTAG
- the LOC136897911 gene encoding uncharacterized protein, with amino-acid sequence MNIPAHASPNLRIGRSYDAQTSKAGIDIYPGKIDIEETNVNQFNFEYRVLKKSKDTKDMLNISGALSLKVKAGLVPVSGSGKYLRDNKKTEDTTEVLVVLKCLTVSETMRGLPKLADDVAGGKIKHGLGTHYARSITYGGELAASLSIKNTSSSKTLDIQGRASGAVNTIEVDVSLDAQLKKLTKECSALSDISIKYYSTDLPSKAPTNLNELVELIKRFPSRLEKINKGKGIPLEFELQPISTALQIEGPSISYLLPLKEDQLEQYYDDLRAAQTRLNLYQESNVDEDDEVSNFSDGIEEVIEKFMQAINSIGSSGGLDEMIKSCFDAYHKALGGGKRAGKFCRKWEQIISKKKPIPPTTNIKLPGGDPLTVLLIGNTGNGKSSTGNQILGQKLFEVSNGVKSDTKLCTQQTRTKERKITVIDTPGVIDTKIVKQMTSMWSQAQYKAGFKKELESSLKELARMFLLAPGGFNAILLLVKFGSRFTQDDNDALQMLLKFFTPDAKKYMILVLSHGDQAEYNASEDGIAVDEYLKNWIGKMDDWLKTFIHDDLKDRVVLFNCRLKPDKEPEAYKKQLCKLIEMIDKINKEQKVPFKTEFTDDRVTDAVDFVVPEDLETLKKKLESFKRKLKKKGITESERQDIEKRKKEVEKRFEEFEKKVNDFKKEIVKKRGGCYPASATFVDVTGRRRQMESLLLGEEVQVITDKGVTAKPVITFIHRQPDLFQKFLQITTLRYKKILKITEDHLIFVEKNGKEAAIPARDVKIGDVVYVKVGGKEMLEKDAVQSVSIVFEKGVYAPVTLSGTILVNDVNTSCYFDVLSHVWFHRAMGAARAVYHLSPKMVEWISSIGEEDGFPGWCRLAHKLLLTWNDSS; translated from the exons ATGAACATCCCTGCCCATGCTTCACCCAATTTGCGCATTGGTCGGTCATATGATGCCCAAACCTCAAAGGCTGGTATTGATATTTATCCTGGAAAAATCGACATCGAAGAGACCAATGTCAACCAATTCAACTTTGAATACAGAgtcttaaaaaaaagcaaagatacCAAGGACATGCTAAACATATCTGGTGCGCTTTCTCTGAAAGTTAAAGCTGGCCTTGTACCAGTGTCAGGCTCAGGAAAGTATCTTCGTGACAACAAGAAGACCGAGGACACGACAGAGGTGCTTGTCGTATTGAAATGCTTAACG GTTTCTGAGACAATGAGAGGTTTACCGAAGTTGGCGGATGACGTGGCTGGTGGTAAAATCAAACATGGTCTGGGGACACATTACGCGAGAAGTATTACTTATGGCGGAGAATTGGCTGCAAGTCTGTCAATTAAAAACACATCCTCGTCGAAAAC ACTGGATATACAAGGGCGTGCTTCAGGTGCAGTAAATACTATAGAAGTTGATGTGAGTTTGGATGCCCAATTAAAGAAACTCACAAAGGAATGCTCAGCTTTGTCAGACATATCCATCAAGTATTACTCCACAGATTTGCCATCCAAAGCTCCCACAAATCTGAACGAACTTGTGGAACTGATTAAGCGCTTTCCTTCGAGGTTGGAGAAAATCAATAAAGGCAAGGGGATTCCTCTGGAG TTTGAACTACAACCGATAAGTACCGCTCTCCAAATAGAGGGGCCATCCATTTCATATTTACTTCCTCTTAAGGAGGATCAACTGGAACAGTACTATGATGATCTGCGCGCGGCTCAAACTCGACTTAACCTGTACCAGGAAAGCAACGTGGACGAAGACGATGAAGTGTCGAACTTTAGCGACGGAATCGAGGAAGTCATAGAGAAATTTATGCAAGCTATCAACTCGATAGGGTCAAGTGGAGGCTTGGATGAAATGATTAAATCCTGTTTTGACGCTTACCACAAAGCTTTAGGTGGAGGCAAAAGAGCTGGGAAATTCTGTAGAAAATGGGAACAGATTATATCAAAGAAG AAGCCGATTCCACCAACGACAAATATAAAG CTCCCTGGGGGAGATCCTCTGACAGTTCTTCTTATCGGAAACACGGGGAATGGAAAGAGTTCTACTGGGAATCAAATACTTGGCCAGAAGCTCTTTGAAGTCAGCAACGGTGTCAAGTCTGACACAAAGTTATGTACCCAACAAACTAGAACGAAAGAGAGGAAAATAACAGTGATTGATACTCCCGGCGTTATTGATACAAAAATTGTCAAACAGATGACGAGTATGTGGAGCCAGGCGCAGTACAAAGCTGGATTTAAGAAGGAACTAGAGTCAAGTTTAAAAGAATTGGCAAGAATGTTCCTTTTAGCTCCTGGTGGTTTCAATGCAATCCTTCTCCTTGTGAAGTTTGGCTCTCGATTCACCCAAGACGATAATGACGCATTGCAAATGCTGTTGAAATTCTTTACACCAGACGCCAAGAAATACATGATACTGGTATTGAGCCACGGAGATCAAGCTGAATATAATGCAAGCGAGGACGGCATCGCCGTTGACGAATACTTGAAAAATTGGATAGGCAAAATGGATGATTGGCTGAAAACGTTTATTCATGATGATCTAAAGGACCGAGTGGTTTTGTTCAACTGCAGGTTGAAGCCAGATAAAGAACCCGAGGCTTACAAGAAACAGCTATGCAAGTTAATCGAG ATGatagacaaaattaataaagaacaGAAAGTTCCTTTCAAAACAGAATTTACGGACGACAGGGTAACGGACGCGGTGGATTTCGTCGTACCGGAGGACTTGGAAactctaaagaaaaaactggaaAGCTTTAAGAGAAAACTTAAGAAAAAAGGTATCACGGAGAGTGAGAGACAAGATATTGAAAAGCGCAAGAAAGAAGTGGAAAAACGATTTGAAGAGTTCGAAAAGAAAGTAAATGATTTCAAAAAAGAGATAGTAAAGAAAAGAGGAGGTTGTTATCCTGCGTCGGCCACCTTTGTCGATGTTACTGGTAGAAGGCGGCAAATGGAGTCTTTGCTACTAGGGGAAGAAGTACAGGTCATCACCGACAAAGGTGTCACAGCAAAACCAGTTATCACCTTCATTCACCGTCAACCAgacctttttcaaaaatttctgcAAATCACGACCTTGCGGTACAAGAAGATCCTGAAGATCACTGAAGACCATTTGATTTTTGTGGAGAAGAATGGCAAAGAAGCCGCCATTCCTGCCAGGGACGTCAAGATTGGAGACGTGGTTTACGTAAAGGTCGGAGGCAAGGAAATGTTAGAGAAAGATGCGGTTCAGAGTGTTAGTATTGTTTTCGAGAAAGGTGTGTACGCCCCAGTGACCCTCAGTGGCACCATTCTGGTCAACGATGTCAACACCTCCTGCTACTTTGATGTGTTGTCTCATGTTTGGTTTCACAGAGCTATGGGAGCTGCGCGCGCAGTGTATCACTTGTCACCTAAGATGGTGGAATGGATCAGCAGTATCGGCGAAGAGGATGGATTCCCAGGATGGTGTCGACTGGCACATAAACTATTGCTTACTTGGAATGATTCATCTTAA